One Kangiella geojedonensis DNA segment encodes these proteins:
- a CDS encoding GNAT family N-acetyltransferase produces the protein MESIDVTIKSWAELDTLELYQLLQLRSEVFVVEQECAYQDLDAQDFEAMHLTAKAPSHKALMAYARIYTTVINKKEYAAIGRVCTAKTYRGQGISRQLMDHAIQYIIQNLELPITVSAQAYLKEFYHSLGFETVSEPYLEDGIPHIRMVRET, from the coding sequence ATGGAATCAATCGATGTCACTATTAAAAGCTGGGCAGAGCTCGATACTCTCGAGTTATACCAGCTTTTGCAACTTCGCTCCGAGGTGTTTGTGGTGGAGCAGGAGTGTGCTTACCAAGACTTGGATGCGCAAGATTTTGAGGCGATGCATCTAACAGCTAAGGCACCAAGCCATAAGGCGTTAATGGCTTATGCCCGAATCTATACGACGGTGATTAACAAAAAAGAGTATGCGGCTATCGGTCGGGTATGTACTGCTAAGACATATCGAGGACAGGGTATTTCGCGTCAGTTAATGGATCACGCCATTCAATACATCATCCAAAATCTGGAGCTACCAATTACGGTTAGTGCGCAAGCTTATCTAAAAGAATTTTATCACTCGCTGGGCTTTGAAACGGTTTCGGAACCTTATCTCGAAGATGGCATCCCACATATTAGAATGGTTAGAGAGACGTAG
- the thiS gene encoding sulfur carrier protein ThiS: protein MQIKVNDEVLDIEQGMTLAQFIEWFKQDGNFAVAVNMEFVPRSLYSETALKENDKVEIVQPMQGG, encoded by the coding sequence ATGCAAATTAAAGTGAATGATGAAGTGTTGGATATTGAGCAAGGTATGACCTTGGCACAATTTATTGAATGGTTTAAACAAGATGGTAATTTTGCGGTGGCTGTTAATATGGAGTTTGTACCGCGTTCTTTATATTCGGAAACTGCATTAAAGGAAAACGATAAGGTGGAAATTGTTCAGCCGATGCAGGGCGGCTAA
- a CDS encoding rhomboid family intramembrane serine protease translates to MLQDFLARAGWMTKLLVAISIIVSVVTLSGTNGVTGYLAFDWELILQGQVHRLVTPILLHFMVGSLPIHLIFNMMWLWELGGAIEKERSPWYLLGLVLIIGIASNMGQYFGEYLVEGYVDPRYLFGGMSGVVFGLLGFIFMRRKFDPFFRVPLHPGIMQFMMIWLVLGFVLNSTGMIGIANAAHLIGLVSGGALGVITAKIKAF, encoded by the coding sequence ATGTTGCAGGATTTTTTGGCAAGAGCGGGATGGATGACCAAATTGTTGGTCGCCATTAGTATCATTGTTAGCGTCGTAACGCTATCTGGGACTAATGGGGTAACAGGATACTTAGCCTTTGACTGGGAGTTAATTCTACAAGGGCAAGTACACCGCCTCGTCACACCAATATTATTACACTTTATGGTTGGCTCACTTCCTATCCATCTGATTTTCAACATGATGTGGTTGTGGGAGCTGGGTGGTGCCATTGAAAAAGAACGCAGTCCCTGGTACCTACTCGGCCTTGTCTTAATTATCGGCATTGCTTCGAATATGGGGCAGTATTTTGGCGAATACTTGGTGGAAGGTTATGTTGATCCCCGTTATTTGTTTGGCGGAATGTCTGGTGTAGTGTTTGGCTTGCTGGGCTTCATCTTTATGCGGCGCAAGTTTGATCCTTTTTTCCGTGTACCATTACACCCTGGCATTATGCAGTTTATGATGATCTGGTTAGTGCTAGGTTTTGTACTAAACTCGACAGGGATGATCGGTATTGCCAATGCAGCGCACCTTATTGGATTGGTGTCAGGTGGAGCGCTTGGCGTTATTACAGCTAAGATAA
- a CDS encoding PH domain-containing protein, whose protein sequence is MMQSKEERKLHKASPIFILLDNIKKIIFPVLIALVGPGGSYWEYIALAIALLVSLASVIQYRFYRYWLEPNQIRVKEGILFRNERQVPYKRIQNLNLTQNPLHRILGVVTVQLESASGGKPEAVISVVDMEAVKELKRLVHGADETVQEDVQPEEGAQTKPSLLSLPFSEIVRYGVITNKGLVILAVVFGFLSQLSDGALKDYIEHKIVAFANWVTASFDSVLGDFGALTIVVYGLVLAVLGLVGLWLLSITFALFKLHDFELLKNKGKLQATMGLLTRMQATIPMSRIQTLTVRNSLLHRWFKRLTISVETAGGVNHENQGLAIKEIAPLINQQQRAKMLRDIQPDVSWQAIEWLGIESRAVRRITKKLLLVSAIVSAPLAFLHWGWTIPAFTVFSTLGYLYARAYVKNTAYCLDQDMIGFKSGVIFKKETYVRLSKIQTVQVKESLFDRRYGMAKLEVDTAGAIVGAHHVDIPYIMLQDAMRIQNKLVERVSSRQFVW, encoded by the coding sequence ATGATGCAGTCTAAGGAAGAACGGAAGCTTCATAAAGCATCGCCGATATTTATTCTGCTGGATAATATCAAAAAAATTATCTTTCCAGTATTGATTGCATTAGTCGGGCCTGGTGGAAGTTACTGGGAATATATTGCGCTAGCCATTGCCTTATTAGTGAGTTTGGCGTCTGTGATTCAATATCGCTTTTATCGGTATTGGTTAGAGCCAAATCAAATCCGCGTTAAGGAAGGCATCTTGTTTCGTAATGAGCGCCAGGTACCTTATAAGCGTATTCAAAATTTAAATCTGACGCAAAATCCTTTGCATCGAATTCTCGGCGTAGTGACGGTTCAACTGGAGTCGGCGTCTGGCGGAAAGCCGGAAGCGGTGATTAGCGTTGTCGATATGGAGGCAGTTAAAGAGCTTAAGCGCTTAGTCCATGGTGCGGATGAAACGGTTCAAGAAGATGTTCAGCCAGAAGAAGGGGCACAAACAAAGCCATCCTTGTTGAGTTTGCCGTTTTCTGAAATTGTACGATATGGAGTGATTACCAATAAAGGACTGGTGATTCTTGCCGTCGTATTTGGTTTTTTATCCCAGCTAAGCGATGGGGCTTTAAAAGATTATATCGAACACAAAATTGTGGCTTTTGCTAACTGGGTTACCGCAAGCTTTGATAGTGTCTTGGGTGACTTTGGTGCATTAACCATTGTGGTTTATGGCTTAGTGCTGGCAGTACTGGGGCTTGTAGGTCTATGGCTATTGTCTATTACGTTTGCCTTGTTCAAGCTGCATGACTTTGAGCTGTTGAAAAATAAAGGCAAGCTACAGGCGACCATGGGGTTGTTAACGCGAATGCAAGCGACGATACCAATGTCCCGCATACAAACGCTAACCGTTCGGAACTCACTACTGCATCGCTGGTTTAAAAGGTTAACCATCAGTGTTGAAACTGCTGGTGGCGTTAATCACGAGAATCAAGGGCTTGCGATTAAAGAGATTGCGCCTTTAATCAATCAGCAACAACGCGCCAAGATGCTCAGAGACATTCAGCCGGATGTTTCGTGGCAAGCCATCGAGTGGTTAGGAATTGAGTCGCGAGCGGTTAGAAGGATTACCAAAAAGCTGTTATTAGTCAGCGCTATAGTGTCGGCACCTTTGGCTTTCCTGCATTGGGGGTGGACCATTCCTGCATTTACCGTTTTCTCCACTCTAGGTTACTTGTATGCCCGAGCTTATGTAAAAAATACAGCTTATTGTCTTGATCAAGACATGATTGGCTTCAAAAGTGGTGTTATCTTCAAAAAAGAGACTTACGTACGCCTAAGTAAAATTCAAACGGTTCAAGTCAAAGAAAGCCTCTTTGATCGCCGCTATGGCATGGCTAAATTAGAAGTTGATACGGCTGGAGCGATAGTGGGTGCACACCATGTCGATATTCCTTACATCATGCTACAAGATGCGATGCGAATACAAAATAAATTAGTGGAGCGTGTGAGTAGCAGGCAGTTTGTTTGGTAA
- a CDS encoding rhodanese-like domain-containing protein, which translates to MDNFLFEESEVVQFIEPAQLKQWLSQGDAPLIINVTGEESALEECSLNADKPLSVPITEFASVINELDPDQPTVVVCQLGQKSFNAAQRLIESDYSCVFSLHGGLEAWKRMLEGSQ; encoded by the coding sequence ATGGATAATTTCTTATTCGAAGAGTCTGAGGTGGTTCAATTTATCGAACCAGCGCAATTAAAACAGTGGCTGTCACAAGGGGATGCGCCGCTGATCATCAATGTTACGGGGGAAGAGTCGGCGCTTGAAGAGTGTTCGTTAAATGCCGACAAGCCACTTTCCGTGCCTATAACTGAGTTTGCCAGCGTTATTAATGAGTTAGATCCTGACCAGCCTACGGTTGTGGTGTGCCAGCTTGGCCAGAAAAGCTTTAATGCGGCGCAGCGTTTAATTGAGTCCGATTATAGCTGCGTGTTTAGTTTGCACGGCGGTTTAGAGGCGTGGAAAAGAATGCTGGAAGGAAGCCAGTAA
- the thiE gene encoding thiamine phosphate synthase, with protein MSDCVKPVVWTVAGSDTAGLAGQVADIRAMEALGAHPCMVTTAVTAQNNQQVIAINPLNYEQIHSQFEALKTVFPATAIKVGMIPTLEAFQAVMDFVKGYEGSVIVDPVLASSSGKPLVDDGVTKRFSSLLPKIRLITPNIPELSLLTGLSVTDESSIKKAANRLIELGASAVLVKGGHADNVIGASPKYVHDYFVSAEQSFWLHNKKQKTINTRGTGCVLASAITAALAHNYSLEDAVVLGKMLLNQGLRHGYSLVGEPDLQKGPLKPLNWPSETRDVPLLTATMDEPVSYQFPACTELGELGLYPVVDRASWLERLLPLGVTTIQLRVKDLTGDALEQEIVEAVSIAKKYAARLFINDYWQLAIKHQAYGVHLGQEDLAEADLSAIAQAGLRLGLSTHCYYEVARAHAIKPSYLACGPVYHTDSKDMPWIPHGIDNLMKWMDLLPDYPWVAIGGINLERFPEVVQTKVSGVAMISAITQADDPEAVTKTMMAMFDHG; from the coding sequence ATGTCGGACTGTGTTAAGCCAGTAGTATGGACGGTGGCAGGTTCTGATACGGCGGGTCTTGCAGGTCAGGTTGCGGATATAAGAGCGATGGAAGCACTGGGTGCTCACCCTTGTATGGTAACCACCGCCGTGACGGCACAAAATAATCAGCAAGTGATAGCGATTAACCCCTTAAATTACGAACAAATTCACTCTCAATTTGAAGCTCTTAAGACGGTATTTCCGGCAACTGCGATTAAGGTGGGTATGATTCCTACGCTAGAAGCTTTTCAAGCGGTAATGGACTTTGTTAAAGGGTATGAAGGAAGTGTGATTGTTGATCCGGTACTGGCCAGTTCATCGGGTAAACCATTAGTGGATGATGGCGTCACCAAAAGATTTTCCTCATTGCTACCTAAAATACGCTTAATAACACCGAATATTCCTGAGTTGAGTTTGCTAACAGGCTTGTCCGTGACTGATGAGTCATCCATAAAAAAAGCTGCAAATCGACTGATTGAACTTGGTGCCTCTGCGGTTTTAGTTAAAGGTGGCCACGCTGATAATGTTATTGGCGCTAGTCCGAAGTATGTTCATGACTATTTTGTTAGTGCAGAACAAAGCTTCTGGCTACACAATAAAAAGCAAAAAACCATCAACACCCGTGGCACCGGTTGCGTGTTAGCGTCTGCAATAACGGCTGCCTTGGCACACAATTACTCATTAGAAGATGCGGTGGTGCTCGGAAAGATGTTGTTAAATCAAGGGCTACGCCACGGCTATAGTTTGGTCGGTGAGCCAGATTTACAAAAAGGGCCATTGAAACCGTTAAATTGGCCGAGCGAAACTCGGGATGTGCCTTTATTGACGGCAACCATGGATGAGCCAGTGAGCTATCAGTTTCCAGCCTGTACTGAGTTGGGTGAGCTAGGACTGTATCCAGTAGTGGATAGGGCCAGTTGGTTGGAGCGCTTGTTGCCCCTAGGCGTGACTACTATCCAGTTACGAGTGAAGGATTTGACGGGTGATGCGTTAGAGCAAGAAATTGTTGAAGCAGTCTCTATAGCTAAGAAATACGCCGCTCGACTTTTTATTAACGATTATTGGCAATTAGCCATAAAACACCAAGCATATGGTGTCCATCTTGGGCAAGAGGATTTAGCCGAAGCCGATCTTAGTGCCATTGCTCAAGCGGGACTTCGTTTGGGGTTGAGCACGCATTGTTATTATGAAGTGGCGCGTGCTCATGCCATAAAGCCGAGTTATTTGGCCTGTGGTCCGGTTTATCATACTGATAGCAAAGATATGCCTTGGATTCCTCATGGTATTGATAATTTAATGAAGTGGATGGACTTATTACCGGATTATCCGTGGGTGGCGATTGGTGGAATTAATTTAGAGCGTTTTCCTGAAGTGGTGCAGACAAAGGTCTCTGGAGTCGCGATGATTTCAGCTATCACACAAGCAGATGACCCCGAAGCTGTGACTAAAACAATGATGGCGATGTTCGACCATGGATAA
- a CDS encoding glycine C-acetyltransferase, translating into MNKDFLSHLQTQIEEVKSEGLYKKERVIDSQQAADIHVTSGESVLNFCANNYLGLANSPELIEAGKAALDKQGYGMASVRFICGTQDVHKELERRISDFLGMEDTILYSSCFDANTGLFETILSKEDAIISDSLNHASIIDGVRLCKAMRYRYSNNDMADLEEKLKQADADGARYKLIVTDGVFSMDGIIADLESVCDLADKYNALVMVDDSHAVGFIGDKGRGTHEHCGVMDRVDIITGTLGKALGGASGGYTAARKEIVEWLRQRSRPYLFSNTLAPVIASASLRVLDMLESGDELRQKLKRNSEYFREKMTVLGFDLVPGEHPIIPVMLGDASLASNFADKMLQEGIYVIGFSFPVVPKGQARIRTQMSAAHDIEHIDRAIAAFEKVGKELGVIS; encoded by the coding sequence ATGAATAAAGATTTCTTAAGTCATCTTCAAACACAAATTGAAGAAGTAAAAAGTGAAGGCTTATATAAGAAAGAACGCGTCATCGATTCGCAGCAGGCTGCGGATATCCACGTCACATCTGGCGAAAGTGTGCTGAACTTTTGTGCCAACAATTACCTTGGCCTGGCTAACAGTCCTGAGTTAATCGAAGCGGGCAAAGCCGCGCTTGATAAACAAGGTTATGGTATGGCGTCAGTGCGCTTTATTTGTGGTACTCAAGATGTTCATAAAGAATTAGAACGTCGTATCAGTGACTTCCTTGGGATGGAAGACACGATTCTTTATTCTTCCTGTTTTGATGCAAACACGGGCTTGTTCGAAACGATTTTATCGAAGGAAGATGCGATTATCTCAGACTCACTGAATCATGCTTCGATTATTGACGGCGTACGCTTGTGTAAAGCGATGCGTTATCGCTACAGCAATAATGATATGGCGGATTTGGAAGAGAAACTCAAGCAGGCTGATGCAGATGGCGCGCGTTACAAATTAATTGTGACCGACGGTGTGTTTTCAATGGACGGCATTATTGCCGATTTAGAAAGCGTCTGTGACCTTGCGGATAAATACAATGCATTAGTGATGGTAGATGATTCACACGCAGTAGGTTTTATTGGTGACAAAGGTCGCGGTACCCATGAGCATTGTGGCGTGATGGATCGTGTCGACATTATTACAGGTACTTTAGGTAAAGCACTAGGCGGTGCTTCAGGTGGTTATACTGCTGCACGCAAAGAAATTGTGGAATGGCTGCGCCAGCGCTCTCGTCCTTATCTATTCTCAAACACGCTAGCACCAGTCATTGCGTCGGCCAGTTTACGTGTGTTGGATATGTTAGAGAGTGGCGACGAATTACGTCAAAAATTAAAGCGTAACAGTGAATACTTCCGTGAGAAGATGACTGTACTTGGCTTTGACCTAGTCCCAGGCGAGCACCCGATTATTCCGGTGATGTTGGGCGATGCGTCGTTAGCCAGTAACTTCGCTGACAAAATGCTGCAAGAAGGCATTTACGTTATCGGCTTCTCATTCCCTGTGGTACCAAAAGGGCAGGCGAGAATTAGAACGCAAATGTCAGCCGCACACGACATCGAACATATTGATCGCGCGATTGCTGCTTTTGAGAAAGTGGGTAAAGAATTGGGCGTGATTAGCTAA
- a CDS encoding thiazole synthase, which produces MLKIGGKDVNSRLFLGTALYPSPQIMLDAIRASEAEVVTVSVRREGQGGENFWKQINQLDCHWLPNTAGCHTVKEAVTTAEMARELFQTNWIKLEVIGDEYNLQPDPFRLLDATRELVKRGFEVFPYCTDDLVLCQRLLDAGCNILMPWGAPIGTGRGLSDPYALQTLRQRLPDIPMVIDAGIGLPSHATQAMEMGFDAVLLNTAVAQAEDPVNMAAAFKEGVTAGRRAYEAGAMPVRDIAKPSTPVLGTPFWQQDKGDV; this is translated from the coding sequence ATGCTGAAAATCGGTGGTAAAGACGTTAACAGTCGACTGTTTTTAGGGACGGCACTTTATCCGTCACCGCAAATTATGCTGGATGCTATTAGAGCATCTGAAGCAGAGGTCGTCACTGTGTCCGTTCGTCGAGAAGGACAAGGGGGTGAAAATTTCTGGAAGCAAATTAATCAGTTGGATTGCCACTGGCTACCGAATACTGCTGGCTGTCATACGGTTAAAGAGGCAGTAACCACCGCAGAAATGGCGCGTGAGTTGTTCCAAACCAATTGGATTAAGCTGGAAGTGATTGGTGACGAATACAATTTACAGCCAGATCCTTTTCGGCTACTTGATGCGACAAGGGAGCTAGTGAAGCGTGGATTCGAGGTGTTCCCTTATTGCACGGATGATTTAGTACTGTGTCAGCGTTTATTAGACGCTGGTTGCAACATTCTTATGCCTTGGGGAGCGCCGATTGGTACAGGACGAGGCCTGAGCGATCCTTATGCACTACAAACATTGCGACAACGATTACCAGATATTCCCATGGTGATTGATGCCGGTATTGGTTTACCATCACATGCGACTCAAGCGATGGAGATGGGCTTTGATGCTGTACTACTGAATACAGCAGTAGCGCAAGCAGAAGACCCCGTGAATATGGCTGCTGCTTTTAAAGAAGGGGTAACGGCTGGTCGTCGAGCGTATGAGGCTGGCGCTATGCCTGTGCGTGATATTGCGAAACCAAGCACCCCAGTTTTAGGGACACCTTTTTGGCAACAAGATAAAGGCGACGTTTGA
- a CDS encoding PH domain-containing protein, which produces MSEKQSLIDARPEESKRLHPDSIKASRISHGIFAILLMVGGCVVSFIASSWYLLLIITAVVLLIFLTGFIWARKSYQYTWYWLTEEGLYIQRGVLWRRKTLVPRNRIQHTDVGQGPLQRKFSLAKLVVYTAGTRDASVPLDGLEFGVANELREQLRQDGDDDAV; this is translated from the coding sequence ATGTCAGAAAAACAATCACTTATCGATGCTAGGCCAGAAGAATCCAAAAGGTTACACCCCGACTCCATTAAGGCATCAAGAATTAGTCATGGAATTTTTGCTATTCTTTTAATGGTTGGCGGCTGTGTGGTCTCTTTTATTGCTTCAAGCTGGTACTTGTTATTAATCATCACAGCAGTAGTCTTGTTGATATTTTTAACCGGCTTTATTTGGGCAAGGAAGTCGTATCAGTATACTTGGTATTGGCTGACTGAAGAGGGGTTGTATATTCAGCGTGGTGTTTTGTGGCGTCGAAAAACGCTAGTGCCACGAAACCGAATACAACACACCGATGTAGGGCAGGGGCCATTACAACGAAAATTTAGCTTAGCGAAGTTAGTGGTTTATACCGCAGGTACACGGGATGCCTCAGTACCACTGGATGGTTTAGAGTTTGGAGTGGCTAACGAGCTTAGAGAGCAATTGCGACAAGATGGCGACGATGATGCAGTCTAA
- the tdh gene encoding L-threonine 3-dehydrogenase yields the protein MKTLSKAKAEKGIWMVDHPKPELGHNDVLIKIKKTAICGTDMHIYHWDEWAQETIPVPMTVGHEYVGIIEEVGQEVKGFQVGDRVSGEGHITCGYCRNCRAGRRHLCRNTEGVGVNRPGAFGEYLVIPAENAYKIPDDISDDVASILDPFGNAAHTALSFDLVGEDVLITGAGPIGIMAVAIAKHVGARHVVITDMNDYRLDLAKQMGATRTVNVTQEKLEDVMDELGMKEGFDVGLEMSGAPPAFASMLNTMNHGGKIAMLGIPSSDMAIDWNQVIFKGLVIKGIYGREMYETWYKMIAMLQSGLDLSPVITHRFDIDKFEEGFETMAGGQSGKVVLSWD from the coding sequence ATGAAAACATTGAGTAAGGCTAAAGCGGAAAAAGGAATTTGGATGGTTGACCATCCTAAGCCAGAGCTTGGGCACAATGATGTGTTGATTAAAATTAAGAAGACCGCAATTTGTGGCACTGATATGCACATTTACCACTGGGATGAGTGGGCGCAGGAGACAATTCCTGTGCCGATGACAGTGGGCCATGAATATGTCGGTATCATTGAAGAAGTTGGTCAAGAAGTGAAAGGTTTTCAAGTTGGTGATCGCGTTTCAGGTGAAGGCCACATTACTTGCGGTTACTGCCGAAATTGCCGCGCAGGCCGTCGTCATTTATGTCGCAACACCGAAGGTGTTGGTGTTAATCGCCCCGGAGCTTTTGGTGAGTATTTAGTGATTCCCGCTGAGAATGCTTACAAGATCCCCGACGATATTTCAGATGATGTCGCGTCAATTTTAGATCCCTTTGGTAATGCGGCGCATACCGCCTTGTCATTTGATCTGGTTGGTGAAGATGTTTTGATTACCGGCGCGGGTCCTATTGGAATTATGGCTGTCGCTATTGCTAAACATGTTGGTGCTCGTCACGTTGTCATTACAGACATGAACGATTATCGCTTGGATTTGGCTAAACAGATGGGAGCGACTCGTACCGTTAACGTCACTCAAGAAAAGCTTGAGGATGTGATGGATGAACTGGGCATGAAAGAAGGCTTCGACGTAGGTCTTGAAATGTCTGGTGCACCTCCGGCTTTTGCATCCATGTTAAACACCATGAATCATGGCGGTAAAATTGCTATGCTCGGAATCCCTTCTAGCGATATGGCGATAGATTGGAACCAAGTGATATTCAAAGGTTTAGTCATTAAAGGCATCTATGGTCGTGAGATGTATGAAACCTGGTATAAGATGATTGCAATGCTACAGTCGGGATTAGACTTGTCGCCCGTGATTACCCACCGTTTCGACATTGACAAGTTTGAAGAAGGTTTCGAAACCATGGCAGGCGGGCAGTCAGGTAAAGTGGTTTTAAGCTGGGATTAG